The Solirubrobacter pauli sequence CAAGGCCACGTTCTACGTCCCCGGCCACACGGCGGAGCTCCACCCGGACGCGATCCGGCGGATCGCGGACGAGGGCCACGAGATCGGCCATCACGGCCACATGCACCTGCGGTCGGACGCGATCGGCGAGGCCGCCCAGCGCGAGGAGATCGAGCGGGGCCTCGAAGCGCTGCAGCCGATCGCCACCCCGATCGGGTATCGCAGCCCGAGCTGGGAGCTGACCCCGACCACGCTCCAGCTGCTCAAGGACCACGGCTTCGCCTACGACAGCAGCTTGATGGGCGACGACCGCCCGTACTTCCACGACGGCCTCCTCGAGCTGCCCGTGCACTGGAGCCTCGACGACTGGCCGCACCTGCACTGGAAGCCGGGCCGCGGGGACGCGTTCACCGCGCCCGAGGCGTTCCTCGACACGTGGCTGAAGGAGTTCGAGTCGGCGCTCGAGGAGCGCAGGCACCTCACCTACACGATGCACCCGGAAGTGATCGGTCGCGGGCACCGGATGGCGCTGCTCGACCGGCTCATACGCGAGGTCAGCGAACGGGCCGACGTGTGGTTCGCCACGCACGCGGATGTGGCAGCCTTCGTGACGTCATGACGTTCGCCGTCCACCGCTCGGACGAGCCGACCGCGAAGCAGCGCGGCGAGGCGTTCGGGCGGGCGATGGCCCCGCAGGTGCGGCACACGGTCGCCGTCTACCGCCGCATGTTCGACGAGCGCGGCGTGACCGTGCCGGCCGACCTGCCGCCGCACGCGGAGATCGACGCCATCGCGCACGGCGCCGGCGTGGACCCGGGCTTCCTGCGCGCCGTCAACGCGCGCACCGAGCTGCTCAACGGCGCCGACGAGTGCTCCGTCCAGGGCGCGGGCGGGCTGCTCGCGCAGAACTGGGACTGGCACCCGGACCTCGCCGCCTCGACGGTGATCTGGATCGTCGAGCACGACGGCCGCTGGTTCGCGACCGCCACCGAGGCCGGCATGCTCGCCAAGATCGGCCTCAACGACGCGGGGCTGGGCGTCTGCCTGAACATCCTGCGCACGACCGCCGACGGCGGCACCGACGGCATCCCGATCCACGTCCTGCTGCGCACCGTGCTGGAGACCACGCAGACGGTCGACGAGGCGATCGACGTCCTCACCGCCGCGCGCGTGACCGCGAGCAGCGCCGTCACCGTCGCCACCCCCGGGGACATCGCGCACGTCGAGCTCAGCCCGGGCGGGGCCAACGTCCTCCGGGGCGCCGTCGGCGCGCACACGAACCATTTCATCGTCCCGCCCCGGGCCGGGACGGACGTGATGGCGGTCGAGTCGCCGACCACGCACCTGCGCCTCGACGTCGTCCGGACCCAGCCGCTGCTCGACGCGCTCCGCTCCCACGACGGCCACCCGAAGGGCGTCTGCCGCCACGTGGACGCCGGCGACGCGTGGATCGATCAGACCGTCACGATCGC is a genomic window containing:
- a CDS encoding C45 family autoproteolytic acyltransferase/hydolase, whose product is MTFAVHRSDEPTAKQRGEAFGRAMAPQVRHTVAVYRRMFDERGVTVPADLPPHAEIDAIAHGAGVDPGFLRAVNARTELLNGADECSVQGAGGLLAQNWDWHPDLAASTVIWIVEHDGRWFATATEAGMLAKIGLNDAGLGVCLNILRTTADGGTDGIPIHVLLRTVLETTQTVDEAIDVLTAARVTASSAVTVATPGDIAHVELSPGGANVLRGAVGAHTNHFIVPPRAGTDVMAVESPTTHLRLDVVRTQPLLDALRSHDGHPKGVCRHVDAGDAWIDQTVTIASVVMNLSTRRLHVAAGPPCSHEHHEVTLPTRSSSGRLASTAAR
- a CDS encoding polysaccharide deacetylase family protein, encoding MAISLTFDVDAETGWLGEDPAYAHRLSTLSEARYGVTRGLPRILDTLSRHDVKATFYVPGHTAELHPDAIRRIADEGHEIGHHGHMHLRSDAIGEAAQREEIERGLEALQPIATPIGYRSPSWELTPTTLQLLKDHGFAYDSSLMGDDRPYFHDGLLELPVHWSLDDWPHLHWKPGRGDAFTAPEAFLDTWLKEFESALEERRHLTYTMHPEVIGRGHRMALLDRLIREVSERADVWFATHADVAAFVTS